One Rhizobiales bacterium GAS188 DNA window includes the following coding sequences:
- a CDS encoding peptide/nickel transport system ATP-binding protein, with product MSLLAAQGLTVETQLRDGQRLPVLSDIAFTLEPGKVLGLVGESGAGKSMIGRTIAQLLPAGFSVTSGSLSFAGEDLIAMEGGRRRHLLGREIAFIPQEPLSALNPVLTVGAQFGEHLARIGVATLAERREQTRAMLEAVHLPRAAELVNQYPHQLSGGMCQRVLIAMAFASRPRLVIADEPTTALDVTIQARIVALMAEMRDAYGAAVVFITHDLRLAAQICDDVLVLYAGRPVEKGPARSLLAAPLHPYARCLQLAIPSLSTPERQLYALAGEMPGIARLNALQGCRFAPRCPNAGEICRQSEPHLATVSPGREAACFRVEMTSGIAASTEAQATEKPGRNTPLLAVAGLTKRYRTRRGLFGKSEITAVNAVSFEVAEDEFVGIVGESGSGKSTIAKLVVGLERATSGRIELGGLDVANPNSEARRRRIDTVQMVFQDPQSALNPRRRVASIVTQVLEAAAPRLATRERLARAAQLLAEVGLSGELGGRYPSQLSGGQKQRVNIARALCATPKLLLADEIASGLDVSVQAQLIALLRRLRRELSFSMLFISHDLAVVRNLCDRVLVMWRGEIVESGRTADIFASPRHPYTRTLLAAVPPDDPSTVWAPLQAPAAELLAP from the coding sequence GTGAGCCTGCTCGCCGCACAGGGATTGACGGTCGAGACGCAGCTGCGCGACGGGCAGCGCCTGCCGGTGCTCTCCGATATCGCCTTCACGCTCGAGCCCGGCAAGGTGCTCGGGCTCGTCGGCGAATCAGGCGCCGGCAAGTCGATGATCGGGCGCACCATCGCGCAATTGCTCCCGGCGGGCTTCTCCGTCACCTCCGGAAGCCTCAGCTTCGCGGGCGAAGACCTGATCGCCATGGAGGGCGGCCGGCGCCGGCATCTGCTCGGACGCGAGATCGCCTTCATCCCGCAGGAGCCGCTGAGCGCCCTGAACCCGGTCCTGACCGTCGGCGCGCAATTCGGCGAGCACCTCGCCCGCATCGGCGTCGCCACGCTGGCCGAGCGGCGCGAGCAGACACGCGCCATGCTCGAAGCCGTGCATCTGCCGCGCGCCGCCGAGCTCGTGAACCAATATCCGCACCAGCTTTCGGGCGGCATGTGCCAGCGCGTGCTGATCGCCATGGCCTTCGCCAGCCGCCCGAGGCTCGTGATCGCCGATGAGCCGACGACGGCGCTCGACGTCACCATTCAGGCGCGCATCGTCGCCCTGATGGCGGAGATGCGCGACGCCTATGGCGCAGCGGTCGTGTTCATCACCCATGATCTGCGGCTCGCGGCGCAGATCTGCGACGACGTGCTGGTACTCTATGCGGGTCGCCCGGTTGAGAAAGGCCCGGCGCGCAGCCTTTTGGCCGCGCCGCTGCATCCTTATGCGCGCTGCCTGCAGCTCGCGATTCCGTCGCTCTCGACGCCCGAGCGCCAGCTCTACGCGCTTGCGGGCGAGATGCCGGGAATCGCCCGCCTGAACGCGCTCCAAGGCTGCCGCTTCGCGCCGCGCTGCCCGAATGCCGGCGAGATCTGCCGGCAGAGCGAGCCTCACCTCGCGACCGTCTCGCCAGGGCGCGAAGCCGCCTGTTTCCGGGTCGAGATGACTTCCGGCATCGCGGCGTCGACGGAGGCGCAAGCGACCGAGAAACCCGGCCGCAACACCCCGCTGCTCGCGGTCGCCGGCCTCACCAAGCGCTACCGCACAAGGCGCGGGCTGTTCGGCAAGAGCGAGATCACCGCCGTCAACGCCGTGAGCTTCGAGGTCGCAGAGGATGAATTCGTCGGCATCGTCGGGGAGAGCGGCAGCGGCAAGTCGACGATCGCCAAGCTCGTCGTCGGCCTCGAACGCGCCACGTCCGGCCGCATCGAGCTCGGCGGCCTCGACGTCGCGAACCCGAACAGCGAGGCGCGCCGACGGCGTATCGACACCGTGCAGATGGTGTTCCAGGATCCACAATCGGCGCTCAATCCGCGCCGGCGCGTCGCCAGCATCGTGACGCAGGTGCTGGAGGCGGCGGCACCGAGGCTCGCGACACGCGAGAGACTGGCGCGGGCCGCGCAACTGCTCGCCGAGGTCGGCCTGTCGGGGGAGCTCGGCGGCCGCTATCCGTCGCAGCTCTCGGGCGGCCAGAAGCAACGGGTGAACATTGCGCGCGCTTTGTGCGCCACGCCCAAGCTGCTGCTCGCCGACGAGATCGCCTCCGGTCTCGACGTGTCCGTGCAGGCGCAGCTGATCGCGCTGTTGCGGCGCCTGCGGCGCGAGCTCTCCTTCTCGATGCTGTTCATCTCACATGATCTCGCAGTGGTACGAAATCTCTGCGACCGGGTGCTGGTGATGTGGCGTGGCGAGATCGTCGAGAGCGGGCGCACCGCCGACATCTTCGCCTCGCCGCGCCATCCCTATACGCGAACCCTCCTCGCCGCAGTCCCGCCCGACGATCCCTCGACGGTCTGGGCGCCGCTGCAGGCGCCGGCGGCGGAGCTTCTGGCCCCTTAG
- a CDS encoding peptide/nickel transport system permease protein codes for MRKGFAALRSLRVVVGLTIVAVVIACALFAPFLAPHDPEEQNLIATLVPPSWSAAGDATYLLGTDSLGRDVLSRLLYGARVAMTVAVLASLGAMLMGATLAHLGGYFGGKVDWLIGRAVDVWMSFPPVVLSLVLMTGLGAGVRSVILAIVLVDWTRFCRVLRAEVLVTTRQDYVAAARLVGFSHWRTLTREILPATLPLLITLVSIEMGIAVIVEAVLSFVGMSVGANQSAWGQMIADARQSIYESAWNLVLPMLAIFITVLGFNLLGDGLRRTLDPRLMQAREV; via the coding sequence ATGCGCAAGGGTTTCGCGGCGCTGCGCTCCTTGCGGGTGGTCGTCGGCTTGACGATCGTCGCGGTCGTCATCGCCTGCGCGCTGTTCGCGCCCTTCCTCGCGCCGCACGATCCAGAGGAGCAGAACCTGATCGCCACCCTGGTGCCGCCGTCCTGGTCGGCGGCGGGCGATGCGACCTATCTGCTCGGCACCGATTCGCTCGGGCGCGACGTGCTCTCGCGGCTCCTCTACGGGGCCCGCGTCGCCATGACGGTCGCGGTGCTCGCTTCCCTCGGCGCGATGCTGATGGGGGCAACCCTCGCCCATCTCGGCGGCTATTTCGGCGGCAAGGTCGATTGGCTAATCGGCCGCGCTGTCGATGTGTGGATGTCGTTCCCGCCCGTGGTGCTGTCGCTCGTGCTGATGACCGGGCTCGGCGCTGGGGTGCGCAGTGTCATCCTCGCCATCGTGCTCGTCGACTGGACGCGCTTCTGCCGGGTGCTGCGGGCCGAGGTGCTGGTCACGACGCGGCAGGACTATGTGGCGGCGGCGCGGCTCGTTGGCTTCAGCCATTGGCGCACCTTGACCCGCGAGATCCTGCCCGCCACCCTGCCCTTGCTGATAACGCTCGTCAGCATCGAGATGGGGATCGCCGTGATCGTCGAGGCGGTCCTGTCCTTCGTCGGCATGAGCGTCGGCGCCAACCAGTCGGCCTGGGGCCAGATGATCGCCGATGCGCGCCAGTCGATCTATGAATCGGCCTGGAACCTCGTCTTGCCGATGCTCGCGATCTTCATCACCGTGCTCGGCTTCAATCTTCTCGGCGACGGCTTGCGGCGCACCCTCGATCCACGCCTGATGCAGGCGCGCGAGGTCTGA
- a CDS encoding peptide/nickel transport system permease protein: MIAPVLALFAKRLAAAIPILLVVSALVFAVLRVLPVDPAAMSMPPNATKDEIEVKRKEMGLDRPLPQQYAIWLGQTLRGDLGTSIHFRRGVAGLIGESLPATIELAALAMAIAAGLGFVGGLMLFHLRGSWRGEAADLGSTVLMSTPDFLFGLIFILAFGVAWPILPFTGRLAASFPRPMHSGFLLLDTLIEGRLDMFMDALKHMILPATALGLAFSVPIMRVLRSSLYEVDHADYIRQARLRGVSEGRILLRHTLKNAVLPTLTLMGVQFGFLFGGTLLIEVIYSYPGLGNLMVDAVRNADLPIIQAVALAYAVVVLIINMIIDGLYLVLNPRLRTA; encoded by the coding sequence ATGATCGCGCCGGTCCTGGCGCTGTTCGCCAAAAGGCTTGCCGCTGCGATCCCCATCCTGCTCGTGGTCTCGGCCCTGGTCTTCGCGGTGCTGCGCGTCCTGCCGGTCGATCCGGCCGCGATGTCCATGCCGCCCAACGCCACGAAGGACGAGATCGAGGTGAAGCGCAAGGAGATGGGCCTCGATCGCCCCTTGCCGCAGCAATATGCGATCTGGCTCGGCCAGACGTTGCGCGGCGATCTCGGCACCTCGATCCATTTCCGGCGCGGCGTTGCCGGGCTCATCGGCGAGAGCCTGCCGGCGACCATCGAGCTCGCAGCCCTCGCCATGGCAATCGCCGCCGGGCTCGGCTTCGTGGGCGGGCTGATGCTCTTCCATCTGCGCGGCAGCTGGCGCGGCGAGGCCGCCGATCTCGGCTCGACCGTGCTGATGTCGACGCCGGATTTCCTGTTCGGCTTGATATTCATCCTGGCCTTCGGGGTCGCCTGGCCGATCCTGCCCTTCACCGGGCGGCTCGCGGCGAGCTTCCCGCGCCCCATGCATTCGGGCTTCCTGCTGCTCGACACGCTGATCGAGGGCCGGCTCGACATGTTCATGGATGCGCTCAAGCACATGATCCTGCCAGCGACGGCGCTTGGCCTTGCCTTCTCGGTCCCGATCATGCGGGTGCTGCGCTCGAGCCTCTATGAGGTCGACCACGCCGACTATATCCGGCAGGCGAGGCTGCGCGGCGTATCCGAGGGGCGCATCCTGCTGCGCCACACGCTGAAGAACGCCGTTCTGCCGACCTTGACTTTGATGGGTGTGCAGTTCGGCTTCCTGTTCGGCGGCACCTTGCTGATCGAGGTGATCTATTCCTATCCCGGCCTCGGTAACCTCATGGTCGATGCGGTGCGCAACGCCGATCTGCCGATCATCCAGGCGGTGGCGCTCGCCTATGCGGTCGTGGTGCTGATCATCAACATGATCATCGACGGGCTCTATCTCGTGCTCAACCCGCGGCTGAGGACGGCCTGA
- a CDS encoding peptide/nickel transport system substrate-binding protein — protein MTSAFTRRSVLGATALGVAGLRPLGGVLQALAAETDSVTIGWPQDVPSWDPNQRFVPDAQSIFKMVFDQPLDQDPKLKLIPNVVKSWELAADAKSMPVELRDDVAFHNGDKMTTADFRYTFFERIKAGHKVDIANSWRKVTDIEIVSATKAVMRFDSPAPTAPQWLSFLGSFVVPKDYMEKVGVDAFRDKPVGSGPYRIAEYALNSRIVLERNETYWGPKPKLRRVTFEIIKDPSARVAAVQSGQVDLTVSVPVREVQRLKNEPHLAGELNPITRVILLQVRNDLGFADPNVRLAAHHAIDKKALSQAFYGGAAVPLSVMATPGTAAYLPDYNFAYDPELAKQLLAKSGYSADKPAKFSFASTNGNFPSDYDIARAIAQMWKKVGIEAELEVIEYAKYFELNRGAKLPEATLYSWDNATGDPEIFSGYLLNPKMPFSAWKGMEVGQRALDLFNVANYDERIAGYKALNKDSVESGASIPLLQSVQTLVRKKNLSYTQYGNGWVRADSMSWS, from the coding sequence ATGACATCCGCATTCACTCGCAGGTCCGTGCTTGGCGCGACCGCACTCGGCGTCGCGGGCCTTCGCCCATTGGGCGGCGTCCTGCAAGCGCTGGCCGCCGAGACCGACAGCGTCACCATCGGCTGGCCGCAGGACGTGCCGAGCTGGGATCCCAATCAGCGTTTCGTGCCGGATGCCCAGTCGATCTTCAAGATGGTGTTCGACCAGCCGCTCGATCAGGATCCGAAGCTCAAGCTGATCCCCAATGTCGTGAAATCCTGGGAGCTCGCCGCCGACGCCAAAAGCATGCCGGTCGAGCTGCGCGACGACGTCGCCTTCCACAATGGCGACAAGATGACGACGGCGGATTTCCGCTACACCTTCTTCGAGCGGATCAAGGCCGGCCACAAGGTCGACATCGCCAATTCCTGGCGCAAGGTCACCGATATCGAGATCGTCTCAGCCACCAAGGCCGTGATGCGCTTCGATTCGCCGGCGCCAACCGCACCGCAATGGCTTTCCTTCCTCGGCAGCTTCGTGGTGCCCAAGGACTATATGGAGAAGGTCGGCGTCGATGCCTTCCGCGATAAGCCGGTCGGCTCCGGCCCCTACAGGATCGCCGAATACGCACTGAATTCGCGCATCGTGCTCGAGCGCAACGAAACCTATTGGGGGCCGAAGCCCAAGCTGCGGCGCGTCACCTTCGAGATCATCAAGGACCCTTCGGCGCGTGTCGCCGCCGTCCAGTCGGGGCAGGTCGATCTCACCGTCTCGGTGCCGGTGCGCGAGGTGCAGCGCCTGAAGAACGAGCCGCACCTTGCGGGCGAGCTCAATCCCATCACCCGCGTGATCCTGCTGCAGGTGCGCAACGATCTCGGTTTTGCCGATCCGAATGTGCGGCTCGCCGCCCATCATGCGATCGACAAGAAGGCGCTGTCGCAGGCTTTCTATGGCGGAGCCGCGGTGCCGCTCTCGGTCATGGCGACGCCGGGCACCGCCGCCTATCTGCCGGACTACAATTTCGCCTACGATCCCGAGCTCGCCAAGCAGCTCCTGGCCAAATCGGGCTATTCGGCCGACAAGCCGGCCAAGTTCAGCTTCGCCTCGACCAACGGCAATTTCCCCTCCGACTACGATATCGCGCGCGCCATCGCGCAGATGTGGAAGAAGGTCGGCATCGAGGCCGAGCTCGAAGTGATCGAATACGCCAAATATTTCGAGCTGAACCGCGGCGCCAAGCTGCCGGAAGCGACCCTCTACAGCTGGGACAACGCGACGGGCGACCCGGAGATCTTTTCCGGTTATCTGCTCAATCCGAAGATGCCGTTCTCGGCCTGGAAGGGCATGGAGGTCGGCCAGAGGGCGCTCGACCTGTTCAATGTCGCAAATTACGACGAGCGCATCGCCGGCTACAAGGCGTTGAACAAGGACTCGGTCGAAAGCGGCGCCTCGATCCCGTTGCTGCAGAGCGTGCAGACGCTGGTGCGCAAGAAGAACCTCTCTTACACCCAATACGGCAATGGCTGGGTGCGCGCCGACAGCATGAGCTGGAGCTGA
- a CDS encoding ornithine cyclodeaminase, with protein sequence MSDTLVLTRAELGALVEPAAILQALRAGFIARSGLVGARERRFPVALPAAAPVGAGAMLLAPGFVPGIPAYSVKVHAKFPGSDPAIKGVIILHAIDDGRVLAILESTWLTALRTGFSGALGADVLARRDASTVAIIGAGQQGRLQLECLKSVRDLAAVRVFDLDADKAIAFARSEGQRLGLRIEASESLEQVLAQADIVLTSTWAKTPFLFPGMLRAGTHVTTLGPDEPGKAELSAELISASRFVADDRELALAMGAIGNVGLGEEAIAAELGEVLAGQKPGRTGSDEITVFGAVGLPFQDLAAAWLAYCEAERRGIGRRITLLD encoded by the coding sequence ATGAGCGACACCTTGGTATTGACGCGCGCCGAGCTCGGCGCGCTGGTCGAGCCCGCCGCCATCCTTCAAGCCTTGCGGGCGGGCTTCATTGCACGCTCCGGGCTCGTGGGGGCGCGCGAGCGCCGCTTTCCAGTGGCTTTGCCGGCAGCCGCTCCGGTCGGCGCCGGCGCCATGCTGCTGGCACCGGGCTTCGTGCCCGGCATACCGGCCTATTCGGTCAAGGTGCATGCGAAATTCCCCGGCAGCGACCCGGCCATCAAGGGGGTGATCATTCTGCATGCCATCGATGACGGCCGCGTGCTGGCGATCCTCGAAAGCACCTGGCTCACGGCGCTGCGCACCGGGTTTTCGGGCGCGCTTGGCGCCGATGTGCTGGCGCGCCGCGACGCCTCTACGGTCGCGATCATCGGCGCGGGCCAGCAAGGCCGCCTGCAGCTCGAATGCCTGAAATCAGTCCGCGATCTCGCCGCGGTGCGGGTCTTCGATCTCGACGCAGATAAGGCGATCGCCTTTGCGAGAAGCGAGGGCCAGCGGCTCGGCCTGCGCATCGAGGCAAGTGAGAGCCTCGAACAGGTACTCGCGCAGGCTGATATCGTCCTGACTTCCACCTGGGCGAAAACGCCCTTCCTGTTCCCGGGCATGCTACGGGCCGGCACCCATGTCACGACGCTCGGCCCCGATGAGCCGGGCAAGGCGGAGCTTTCCGCCGAGCTCATCTCGGCATCGCGTTTCGTCGCCGATGATCGCGAGCTCGCGCTCGCCATGGGGGCGATCGGCAATGTCGGTCTCGGCGAGGAGGCGATCGCGGCCGAGCTCGGCGAGGTGCTGGCGGGACAGAAGCCCGGCCGGACAGGATCGGACGAGATCACCGTGTTCGGCGCCGTCGGCCTGCCCTTCCAGGACCTCGCGGCCGCCTGGCTCGCTTATTGCGAGGCGGAGCGACGGGGCATCGGCCGGCGCATCACCCTGCTCGATTGA
- a CDS encoding amino acid/amide ABC transporter membrane protein 2, HAAT family, producing MTVQGSGPSAFLLPLAIATGAGIALLALAPFVSDYVLHVLITSLYYTILAASWNLLAGFTGQFSLAQQAFAAIGAYTSGLITTIYGVPPVIGIICGVVLSAALGFCLGRLVLRMRAIYLAIATWAFAETVHILLTAAYSITRGELGLTVPPLAEGLTPRGYYVTFVLVTLICVLAMYAMLRSRFGIFMRAIRDDELRAESLGIDATRIKTFVFTASSAFAGLAGALYAHYVVVLSPQIADFSEMAKLVIMTVVGGLGSFAGPLIGAAPIQILNSYLAKYGEWDMVIYAVLVIALMRANMGGLAALIGKIGKLKVATPSPTP from the coding sequence ATGACCGTGCAAGGCTCAGGCCCCAGCGCCTTTCTCCTCCCCCTGGCGATCGCCACCGGCGCCGGCATCGCGCTGCTGGCGCTCGCGCCCTTCGTCAGCGACTATGTGCTGCATGTGCTGATCACCAGCCTCTATTACACGATCCTCGCCGCGAGCTGGAACCTGCTCGCCGGCTTCACCGGGCAGTTCTCGCTGGCCCAACAGGCCTTCGCGGCGATCGGCGCCTATACGTCGGGACTGATCACGACGATCTATGGCGTGCCGCCCGTGATCGGCATCATCTGCGGCGTCGTGCTGTCGGCGGCGCTGGGCTTCTGCCTCGGCCGGCTGGTGCTGCGCATGCGCGCCATCTACCTCGCCATCGCCACCTGGGCCTTCGCCGAGACGGTGCACATCCTGCTCACCGCCGCCTACTCGATCACGCGCGGCGAGCTCGGCCTCACCGTGCCGCCGCTCGCCGAAGGCCTCACGCCGCGCGGCTACTACGTGACCTTCGTGCTGGTGACGCTGATCTGCGTGCTCGCCATGTATGCCATGCTGCGCTCGCGGTTCGGCATCTTCATGCGCGCCATCCGCGACGACGAGTTGCGCGCCGAAAGCCTCGGCATCGATGCGACGCGCATCAAGACCTTTGTGTTCACCGCCTCCAGCGCCTTTGCGGGGCTCGCCGGCGCTCTCTATGCGCATTATGTCGTGGTGCTCTCCCCGCAGATCGCCGATTTCAGCGAGATGGCGAAGCTCGTGATCATGACGGTGGTGGGCGGGCTCGGTTCCTTCGCGGGGCCGCTGATCGGCGCCGCCCCGATCCAGATCCTCAACAGCTATCTCGCCAAATACGGCGAATGGGACATGGTGATCTATGCGGTCCTGGTGATCGCGCTGATGCGCGCCAATATGGGTGGCCTCGCCGCGCTGATCGGCAAGATCGGCAAGCTGAAAGTCGCTACGCCCTCGCCGACGCCATGA
- a CDS encoding amino acid/amide ABC transporter ATP-binding protein 2, HAAT family — protein MDSAPLLAVEDLHAGYQSGVDILQGLSLGVAANSLTLVIGPNGAGKSTLLKSIFGFLKPHQGSVRLRGEEISGREPYALKRLGMSYMPQEINTFPLLSVEENLRMGGWTFRRDTARLTARMTRIYEVFPVLGERRKALAGDLSGGQGRMLSVAREMMAEPSLMLVDEPTAGLAPALVEQVYELLQQARRALGATILLVDQNIEDAVAQSDHVYMLNLGRIKAQGPAAEFTPQRTRDLIQECLVG, from the coding sequence GTGGATAGCGCTCCGCTCCTCGCGGTCGAGGACCTGCATGCCGGCTATCAGAGCGGCGTCGACATCCTGCAAGGCTTGTCGCTCGGCGTCGCGGCGAACAGCCTCACTCTGGTGATCGGCCCAAATGGCGCCGGCAAATCGACATTGCTGAAATCGATCTTCGGCTTCCTCAAACCCCATCAGGGCAGCGTCCGCCTGCGCGGCGAGGAGATTTCCGGGCGCGAGCCCTACGCCCTGAAGCGGCTCGGCATGAGCTACATGCCGCAGGAGATCAACACCTTTCCGTTGCTCTCGGTCGAAGAGAATCTGCGCATGGGCGGCTGGACCTTCAGGCGCGACACGGCCCGCCTCACGGCGCGCATGACGCGCATCTACGAGGTCTTTCCCGTGCTCGGCGAGCGGCGCAAAGCGCTTGCCGGCGATCTGTCGGGAGGCCAGGGGCGCATGCTTTCGGTCGCCCGCGAGATGATGGCCGAACCCTCCTTGATGCTGGTCGACGAGCCGACCGCAGGCCTTGCGCCGGCGCTGGTCGAGCAGGTCTATGAGCTGCTGCAGCAGGCAAGACGCGCGCTCGGCGCCACGATCCTCCTGGTCGACCAGAATATCGAGGATGCGGTCGCGCAGTCCGACCATGTCTACATGCTCAATCTCGGGCGCATCAAGGCGCAGGGGCCAGCGGCGGAGTTCACGCCGCAGCGTACCCGCGATCTGATCCAGGAATGCCTCGTCGGATGA